The following are from one region of the Streptomyces rubrogriseus genome:
- a CDS encoding AMP-dependent synthetase/ligase codes for MTPEPRTVGEPPDASARRTLPRLLARNARDYPRLPGLSWQPPEGDGNGDWTTLTWAEIHEHTERLAAGYAGLGVGRGDHVLMMMANRPEHWLSDLALVRLGAVPVSVYATAAPEQITHIARNCRARVAVVEGADQARLWEPLLTDADTPLERLVVAEPAAEGGHVPYADLLREQAPERFAKELDAANPEDPLTVVYTSGTTGEPKGVVLTHRQVLANALALDAVVELPPHVEHICYLPFAHIAERMLGIYLPCHRASHVYLCADPAAVGTVVRKVRPAQFFGVPRIWEKLCAAVRAVLSLMPAEQREVIDAASAVAREHVGYRERGESPPAELEARYARAREEVLLPLLAAGGLDRVTWAASASAPMPVDVVDFWAGFGVVIMDAWGLTETTGVATTNSPRTGFRIGSVGRPVESVEVRLAADGEIEVRGESVFSGYLRPDGSVRSALDADGWLATGDIGRTDDDGYLWLTDRKKEMIITSTGKNVSPALVENALKEHPLIGQALVHGDRRSYLVALLVLDAEAAPAWAAAHGVEADGTVAGLVAHPAVRAEVDRAVAAANSRLSRTEQVKRYELLAGEWGPATGELTPSLKMRRRVIRDKYAEALAGLYGD; via the coding sequence ATGACTCCAGAGCCCCGCACCGTCGGCGAACCGCCCGACGCGTCGGCCCGGCGCACGCTGCCCCGGCTGCTGGCCCGCAACGCCCGTGACTACCCGCGACTCCCCGGTCTGTCCTGGCAGCCGCCGGAGGGAGACGGGAACGGCGACTGGACGACGCTCACCTGGGCGGAGATCCACGAGCACACCGAACGCCTGGCCGCCGGATACGCGGGACTCGGCGTCGGCCGCGGCGACCATGTGCTGATGATGATGGCCAACCGGCCCGAGCACTGGCTGTCCGACCTGGCGCTGGTCCGCCTGGGTGCGGTTCCGGTCAGCGTCTACGCCACCGCGGCCCCCGAGCAGATCACCCACATCGCCCGCAACTGCCGGGCCCGGGTCGCGGTGGTGGAGGGGGCGGACCAGGCCCGGCTGTGGGAGCCGCTCCTGACCGACGCCGATACGCCGCTGGAGCGGCTGGTGGTCGCCGAGCCCGCCGCCGAGGGCGGCCACGTCCCGTACGCCGACCTCCTGCGGGAGCAGGCACCGGAACGGTTCGCCAAGGAGTTGGACGCCGCGAACCCCGAGGACCCGCTGACCGTCGTCTACACCTCCGGCACCACGGGCGAGCCCAAGGGCGTAGTCCTGACCCACCGACAGGTGCTGGCCAACGCCCTCGCGCTGGACGCGGTGGTGGAGCTGCCCCCGCACGTGGAGCACATCTGCTACCTGCCGTTCGCCCACATCGCGGAGCGGATGCTCGGCATCTACCTCCCCTGTCACCGGGCTTCGCACGTCTACCTCTGCGCCGACCCCGCCGCCGTCGGCACGGTCGTGCGCAAGGTGCGTCCCGCGCAGTTCTTCGGCGTGCCGCGAATCTGGGAGAAGCTGTGCGCCGCCGTGCGGGCCGTCCTCTCCCTGATGCCGGCCGAGCAGCGGGAGGTCATCGACGCGGCGTCCGCGGTGGCCCGCGAGCACGTCGGGTACCGCGAGCGGGGCGAGTCGCCGCCCGCCGAGCTGGAGGCGCGCTACGCCCGTGCCCGCGAGGAGGTCCTGCTGCCGCTGCTGGCGGCGGGCGGGCTCGACCGGGTGACCTGGGCGGCCAGCGCCTCGGCGCCGATGCCGGTCGACGTGGTCGACTTCTGGGCCGGGTTCGGTGTCGTGATCATGGATGCCTGGGGGCTGACCGAGACCACCGGCGTGGCCACCACCAACAGCCCCCGCACCGGATTCCGCATCGGTTCGGTGGGACGCCCCGTGGAGTCCGTCGAGGTCCGGCTCGCCGCGGACGGCGAGATCGAGGTGCGGGGCGAGTCCGTCTTCTCCGGCTACCTCCGGCCGGACGGATCGGTGCGCTCCGCCCTGGACGCCGACGGCTGGCTGGCCACCGGAGACATCGGGCGCACGGACGACGACGGCTACCTCTGGCTCACCGACCGGAAGAAGGAGATGATCATCACCTCGACCGGCAAGAACGTCTCTCCGGCCCTGGTGGAGAACGCGCTCAAGGAGCACCCGCTGATCGGCCAGGCCCTGGTCCACGGAGACCGGCGTTCCTACCTGGTCGCCCTGCTGGTGCTGGACGCGGAGGCCGCCCCGGCCTGGGCCGCGGCCCACGGCGTCGAGGCGGACGGCACGGTGGCCGGGCTGGTGGCGCACCCGGCCGTGCGGGCCGAGGTGGACCGGGCGGTGGCCGCCGCCAACTCCCGGCTCAGCCGTACCGAGCAGGTGAAGCGGTACGAGCTGCTGGCCGGGGAATGGGGCCCGGCGACCGGCGAGCTGACACCCTCGCTGAAGATGCGGCGCCGGGTCATCCGGGACAAGTACGCCGAGGCGCTGGCCGGGCTGTACGGGGACTGA
- a CDS encoding 3-hydroxyacyl-CoA dehydrogenase NAD-binding domain-containing protein, whose product MDTTARPSTIRWEESEDRVVTLVLDDPGQSANTMNAAFIDSLDAVAQRLVDRRDDIRGVVVTSAKKSFFAGGDLRDLISVTPATAQQSFEAGMRVKRSLRALETLGRPVVAAINGAALGGGYEIALACHHRVVLDTPAARVGLPEVTLGLLPGGGGVTRTVRMFGVVNALRTVLMEGTQYGPADALEAGLVDEIAADPEELIAKARAFVDAHPESAQPWDRPGHRIPGGTPSHPKLAARLSALPALLRKRTGGAPGPAPRNILAAAVETAQVDLDTAFVVEARYLTELVTGQITKNMIQAFFFDLQAVNSGANRPKGVEARRVTKVAVLGAGMMGAGIAYSCARAGIEVVLKDVSLESALKGRAYSEKLCAKAVAKGRTSQEKADALLARITPTAEVGDLAGCDAVIEAVFEDTSLKHKVFQEIEHVVAPDALLCSNTSTLPITALAEGVERQADFIGLHFFSPVDRMPLVEIIKGERTGDEALARAFDLVRQISKTPIVVNDSRGFFTSRVVGHFINEGVAMVGEGVEPASVEQAAAQAGYPAKVLSLMDELTLTLPRKIREETRRAVQEAGRTWEPHPADHVVDRMIDQFERPGRSGGAGFYGYGADGRRAGLWPGLREHFTKPGYEIPFADMRERMLFVEALDAVRCLEEGVLTSVADANIGSILGIGFPGWTGGVLQYINGYEGCAGAGAGLPGFVARARELADRYGERFTPPPLLLRKADRGETFTDF is encoded by the coding sequence ATGGACACCACCGCACGGCCCTCCACCATCCGCTGGGAGGAGTCCGAGGACCGCGTCGTCACCCTCGTCCTGGACGATCCGGGCCAGTCCGCCAACACCATGAACGCCGCGTTCATCGACTCGCTCGACGCCGTCGCGCAGCGGCTCGTGGACCGCCGTGACGACATCCGCGGCGTCGTCGTCACCTCGGCCAAGAAGAGCTTCTTCGCCGGCGGCGACCTGCGCGACCTGATCTCCGTCACCCCGGCGACCGCACAGCAGTCCTTCGAGGCGGGCATGCGCGTCAAGCGCTCGCTGCGCGCCCTGGAGACCCTGGGCAGGCCCGTCGTCGCCGCGATCAACGGCGCGGCCCTCGGCGGCGGTTACGAGATCGCCCTGGCCTGCCACCACCGCGTGGTCCTCGACACCCCGGCCGCCCGGGTGGGGCTCCCCGAAGTCACCCTGGGCCTGTTGCCGGGCGGCGGGGGAGTGACCCGCACCGTCCGGATGTTCGGCGTCGTGAACGCGCTGCGGACCGTCCTCATGGAAGGCACCCAGTACGGGCCGGCCGACGCCCTGGAAGCCGGACTGGTCGACGAGATCGCCGCCGACCCGGAAGAACTCATCGCCAAGGCACGGGCGTTCGTGGACGCCCATCCGGAGTCCGCCCAGCCCTGGGACCGGCCCGGCCACCGCATCCCCGGCGGCACGCCGTCGCACCCGAAGCTCGCGGCCCGGCTCTCCGCCCTTCCCGCGCTGCTCAGGAAGCGGACCGGCGGCGCCCCCGGCCCGGCTCCGCGCAACATCCTCGCCGCGGCCGTGGAGACGGCCCAGGTCGACCTGGACACGGCCTTCGTCGTGGAGGCCCGGTACCTGACGGAACTCGTCACCGGTCAGATCACCAAGAACATGATCCAGGCGTTCTTCTTCGATCTCCAGGCGGTCAACTCGGGTGCGAACCGCCCGAAGGGCGTCGAGGCCCGGAGGGTGACCAAGGTGGCCGTGCTGGGCGCGGGGATGATGGGTGCGGGGATCGCCTACTCGTGTGCCCGTGCGGGCATCGAGGTCGTGCTGAAGGACGTCTCGCTGGAGTCGGCGCTCAAGGGCAGGGCGTACTCGGAGAAGCTGTGCGCGAAGGCCGTGGCGAAGGGCCGTACGAGTCAGGAGAAGGCGGACGCGCTGCTCGCGCGGATCACGCCGACCGCGGAGGTGGGAGACCTCGCGGGCTGTGACGCGGTGATCGAGGCGGTGTTCGAGGACACCTCGCTCAAGCACAAGGTGTTCCAGGAGATCGAGCACGTCGTCGCCCCTGACGCCCTGCTGTGTTCCAACACCTCCACGCTGCCTATCACGGCGCTGGCCGAGGGCGTGGAGCGCCAGGCCGACTTCATCGGGCTGCACTTCTTCTCACCGGTCGACAGGATGCCGCTGGTGGAGATCATCAAGGGGGAGCGGACCGGGGACGAGGCGCTGGCGCGGGCGTTCGACCTGGTCCGGCAGATCAGCAAGACGCCGATCGTGGTGAACGACTCGCGGGGTTTCTTCACCTCCCGGGTCGTCGGTCACTTCATCAACGAGGGCGTGGCGATGGTGGGGGAGGGCGTCGAGCCCGCCTCGGTGGAGCAGGCGGCGGCCCAGGCCGGCTACCCGGCCAAGGTGCTGTCCCTGATGGACGAGCTGACCCTCACCCTGCCCCGCAAGATCCGCGAGGAGACCCGCCGTGCCGTCCAGGAGGCCGGGCGGACCTGGGAGCCGCACCCCGCGGACCACGTCGTCGACCGCATGATCGACCAGTTCGAGCGCCCCGGACGCAGTGGCGGCGCCGGGTTCTACGGGTACGGGGCCGACGGCAGGCGGGCGGGGCTGTGGCCGGGGCTGCGTGAACACTTCACCAAGCCCGGGTACGAGATCCCGTTCGCCGACATGCGGGAGCGGATGCTCTTCGTGGAGGCGCTGGACGCGGTGCGCTGCCTGGAGGAGGGCGTGCTGACCTCCGTCGCCGACGCCAACATCGGCTCGATCCTCGGCATCGGCTTCCCCGGCTGGACCGGCGGCGTCCTCCAGTACATCAACGGCTACGAGGGCTGCGCCGGGGCAGGTGCAGGCCTGCCCGGCTTCGTCGCCCGCGCCCGCGAGCTGGCCGACCGCTACGGCGAGCGCTTCACCCCGCCTCCGCTGCTGCTGCGCAAGGCGGACCGCGGTGAGACCTTCACGGACTTCTGA
- a CDS encoding acetyl-CoA C-acetyltransferase, with translation MSTEAYVYDAIRTPRGRGKANGALHGTKPVDLVVGLIREIRARFPGLDPAAVDDIVLGVVGPVGDQGSDIARIAAIAAGLPDTVAGVQENRFCASGLEAVNMAAMKVRSGWEDLVLAGGVESMSRVPMGSDGGAWALDPRTNHDTGFVPQGIGADLMATVEGFSRRDVDEYAALSQERAAVAWKDGRFDRSVVPVVDRSGLVVLDRDQHMRPGTTAESLAGLKPSFADIGELGGFDAVALQKYHWVERIDHVHHAGNSSGIVDGASLVAIGSKEVGDRHGLVPRARIVSAAVSGADPTIMLTGPAPAARKALAKAGLSIEDIDLVEINEAFAAVVLRFVKDMGLSLDKVNVNGGAIALGHPLGATGAMILGTLVDELERQDKRYGLATLCVGGGMGIATIVERV, from the coding sequence GTGAGCACCGAAGCGTACGTGTACGACGCGATCCGCACTCCGCGCGGACGCGGCAAGGCGAACGGCGCCCTGCACGGCACGAAGCCCGTCGACCTGGTCGTCGGCCTGATCCGGGAGATCCGCGCCCGTTTCCCGGGTCTGGACCCGGCGGCGGTGGACGACATCGTGCTGGGAGTCGTCGGTCCGGTCGGCGACCAGGGTTCGGACATCGCGCGTATCGCTGCGATCGCGGCCGGGTTGCCGGACACGGTGGCCGGTGTGCAGGAGAACCGGTTCTGTGCGTCGGGTCTGGAGGCCGTCAACATGGCGGCCATGAAGGTGCGCTCCGGGTGGGAGGACCTGGTCCTCGCGGGCGGCGTCGAGTCCATGTCCCGCGTCCCGATGGGCAGCGACGGCGGGGCCTGGGCACTGGACCCGCGCACCAACCACGACACCGGCTTCGTCCCGCAGGGCATCGGCGCCGACCTGATGGCCACCGTCGAGGGCTTCTCGCGCCGCGACGTCGACGAGTACGCGGCCCTGTCCCAGGAGCGGGCCGCCGTCGCCTGGAAGGACGGGCGCTTCGACCGGTCGGTCGTCCCCGTCGTGGACCGGAGCGGGCTGGTGGTCCTGGACCGGGACCAGCACATGCGGCCCGGCACCACGGCCGAGAGCCTGGCCGGGCTCAAACCGTCCTTCGCGGACATCGGTGAGCTGGGCGGGTTCGACGCGGTGGCGCTGCAGAAGTACCACTGGGTGGAGAGGATCGACCACGTCCACCACGCGGGCAACTCCTCCGGCATCGTCGACGGCGCCTCCCTGGTCGCCATCGGCTCCAAGGAGGTCGGCGACCGTCACGGCCTCGTCCCGCGGGCCCGGATCGTCTCCGCCGCCGTATCGGGCGCCGACCCGACCATCATGCTCACCGGCCCCGCCCCCGCCGCCCGCAAGGCGTTGGCCAAGGCCGGGCTGAGCATCGAGGACATCGACCTGGTCGAGATCAACGAGGCGTTCGCGGCGGTCGTCCTGCGGTTCGTGAAGGACATGGGCCTGTCGCTGGACAAGGTCAACGTCAACGGCGGTGCCATCGCGCTCGGTCACCCCCTCGGCGCCACCGGCGCGATGATCCTCGGCACCCTCGTCGACGAACTCGAGCGCCAGGACAAGCGCTACGGCCTCGCCACCCTGTGCGTGGGCGGCGGCATGGGCATCGCCACCATCGTCGAGCGCGTCTGA
- a CDS encoding long-chain specific acyl-CoA dehydrogenase: protein MTFRRDLYGPDHEAFRDTVRAFLAKEVAPHHERWERNGVVDREVWYSAGRQGLLGPAVDEEYGGGGNDDFRYSAVLIEEFARAGASGLALSLHNDIVGPYLTRLATEEQKRRWLPGFVSGDIVTAVAMTEPGAGSDLQGIRTTATDHGDHYLLNGSKTFISNGILADLVVVVARTTPEGGSAGQSLLVVERGADGFERGRNLAKIGQKAQDTAELFFNDVRVPKENLLGEENRAFTYLMGNLAQERLAIAVGAAAAAEEILDITTRYVKEREAFGRPLAKLQHVRFEIAEMATEAAVTRTFLDRCVTEHVAGRLDPVHASMAKWWATELQKRVVDRCLQLHGGYGYMSEYRVARAFLDGRVQTIYGGTTEIMKEIIGRSLLG from the coding sequence GTGACCTTCCGACGAGACCTGTACGGCCCCGACCACGAGGCCTTCCGCGACACCGTGCGCGCCTTCCTCGCCAAGGAGGTGGCGCCGCACCACGAACGCTGGGAACGCAACGGCGTCGTCGACCGCGAGGTCTGGTACTCGGCGGGCCGCCAGGGCCTGCTGGGACCGGCCGTCGACGAGGAGTACGGCGGTGGTGGCAACGACGACTTCCGCTACAGCGCCGTCCTCATCGAGGAGTTCGCCCGCGCCGGAGCCTCCGGACTGGCCCTGAGCCTGCACAACGACATCGTCGGCCCCTACCTCACCCGGCTCGCCACCGAGGAGCAGAAGCGGCGCTGGCTGCCCGGCTTCGTCTCCGGCGACATCGTCACCGCCGTCGCCATGACCGAACCCGGAGCCGGTTCCGACCTCCAGGGCATCCGCACCACGGCCACCGACCACGGCGACCACTACCTGCTCAACGGCTCGAAGACCTTCATCTCCAACGGCATCCTCGCCGACCTCGTCGTGGTGGTCGCCCGTACCACTCCCGAGGGCGGCAGCGCCGGGCAGAGCCTGCTCGTCGTCGAACGCGGCGCGGACGGCTTCGAACGGGGCCGCAACCTCGCCAAGATCGGCCAGAAGGCCCAGGACACCGCCGAACTGTTCTTCAACGACGTACGCGTCCCCAAGGAGAACCTGCTCGGCGAGGAGAACCGCGCCTTCACCTACCTGATGGGCAACCTCGCCCAGGAGCGGCTGGCCATCGCGGTCGGCGCCGCCGCGGCGGCCGAGGAGATCCTCGACATCACCACGCGCTACGTGAAGGAGCGCGAGGCCTTCGGCCGGCCGCTGGCCAAACTCCAGCACGTCCGCTTCGAGATCGCCGAGATGGCCACCGAGGCGGCGGTCACCCGCACCTTCCTGGACCGCTGTGTCACCGAGCACGTCGCGGGCCGGCTCGACCCCGTGCACGCCTCGATGGCCAAGTGGTGGGCCACCGAACTCCAGAAGCGGGTCGTCGACCGCTGTCTGCAACTGCACGGCGGCTACGGCTACATGAGCGAGTACCGGGTGGCGCGGGCGTTCCTCGACGGACGCGTCCAGACCATCTACGGCGGCACCACCGAGATCATGAAGGAGATCATCGGCCGCTCCCTCCTGGGTTGA
- a CDS encoding LLM class F420-dependent oxidoreductase — MELSSPLTYTGDPRAAADRAAALESAGLDAVWVAEAYGFDSPTIMGYLAARTERMRIGSAILNVYSRSPALIAQTAAGLDALTGGRALLGIGASGPQVVEGWHGRRYDRPLGRTREVIELSRRIWRREVIEHRGITDLPLPPEKGGTLGKPLKLLTHPVRGTIPVYVAALGPANVRMTAELADGWLPFLYAPEHAAKVWGPSLAEGTARRDPALGPLAVVAGGLLAIDDDAEAVHDLMRPTVALYVGGMGAPGRNFYHDLICSYGYEAAAAAIQEHYLAGRRKEAEAAVPAELLERICLAGPEGHVRERVEAFRESGVTMLDVTPVGADPARLIERVRGWL; from the coding sequence ATGGAACTGTCCTCACCGCTGACGTACACGGGCGACCCGCGGGCGGCCGCGGACCGGGCGGCCGCCCTGGAGTCCGCCGGACTCGACGCCGTCTGGGTGGCCGAGGCGTACGGCTTCGACTCACCGACGATCATGGGATACCTGGCCGCCAGGACCGAGCGCATGCGCATCGGCTCTGCCATCCTGAACGTCTACTCGCGCAGCCCCGCCCTGATCGCCCAGACCGCCGCCGGACTCGACGCCCTCACCGGCGGCCGGGCCCTCCTCGGCATCGGCGCCTCCGGGCCGCAGGTCGTCGAGGGCTGGCACGGCCGCCGCTACGACCGCCCGCTGGGCCGCACCCGCGAGGTCATCGAACTGTCGCGGCGGATCTGGCGGCGCGAGGTGATCGAGCACCGCGGCATCACCGACCTGCCCCTGCCGCCCGAGAAGGGCGGCACGCTCGGCAAACCCCTCAAGCTGCTCACCCACCCGGTGCGCGGCACCATCCCCGTGTACGTCGCCGCACTCGGCCCGGCCAACGTCCGGATGACCGCCGAACTGGCCGACGGCTGGCTGCCGTTCCTCTACGCGCCGGAACACGCCGCGAAGGTGTGGGGTCCGTCCCTGGCCGAGGGCACCGCCAGGCGCGATCCCGCGCTCGGACCGCTGGCGGTCGTGGCGGGCGGCCTGCTCGCCATCGACGACGACGCCGAAGCGGTCCACGACCTGATGCGCCCCACCGTCGCCCTGTACGTCGGCGGCATGGGCGCCCCGGGCCGCAACTTCTACCACGACCTGATCTGCTCCTACGGCTACGAGGCCGCCGCGGCCGCCATCCAGGAGCACTACCTCGCGGGCCGCAGGAAGGAGGCGGAGGCCGCCGTCCCCGCCGAACTGCTGGAGCGAATCTGCCTGGCCGGTCCCGAGGGCCACGTCCGCGAACGCGTCGAGGCCTTCCGCGAGTCGGGCGTGACGATGCTGGACGTCACGCCCGTCGGAGCGGATCCCGCCCGGCTGATCGAGCGAGTGAGGGGTTGGCTGTGA
- a CDS encoding CaiB/BaiF CoA transferase family protein, with amino-acid sequence MSHRPPDPPARSCAGPLDGVRVLELAGIGPGPFAAMLLGDLGADVVRVDRPVPGPLAGDPAHDVTNRNKRSVLVDLKSPGGPETVRALAARADILVEGYRPGVAERLGVGPEECMAAHPALVYGRMTGWGQRGPLAPRAGHDIGYIATAGALSMLGAPDGPPAVPANLLGDYAGGSLYLTTGVLAALLTARTTGRGQVVDAAIVDGTAHLTALFWGMLAAGTWREDRGTNLLDGGCPYYRAYETGDGGWMAVGALEPRFYTTFVTLLGLSGDALPDRSEPRNWPALQALFTARFKTASREEWTAVFEGTDACVAPVLSLREAADHPHLTGRGTYTEAHGVTQPAPAPRFSATPGTLRLPPAVPGAHTADVARDWDLPHLSDPPKDRS; translated from the coding sequence ATGAGCCACCGTCCCCCTGATCCCCCCGCCCGGTCCTGCGCCGGTCCGCTGGACGGCGTGCGCGTTCTCGAGCTGGCCGGTATCGGACCCGGCCCGTTCGCCGCGATGCTGCTCGGCGACCTCGGCGCCGACGTGGTGCGCGTCGACCGCCCCGTCCCCGGCCCGCTCGCCGGCGACCCCGCCCACGACGTGACCAACCGCAACAAGCGCTCGGTCCTGGTCGACCTCAAGTCACCCGGCGGCCCGGAGACCGTACGGGCCCTGGCCGCCCGCGCCGACATCCTGGTGGAGGGGTACCGCCCCGGGGTCGCCGAGCGGCTCGGGGTCGGCCCCGAGGAGTGCATGGCCGCCCACCCCGCCCTGGTGTACGGCCGGATGACCGGCTGGGGCCAGCGGGGGCCGCTCGCGCCCCGGGCCGGACACGACATCGGCTACATCGCCACGGCCGGCGCCCTCTCCATGCTCGGGGCACCGGACGGACCGCCCGCCGTCCCCGCCAACCTGCTCGGCGACTACGCGGGCGGCTCCCTCTACCTCACCACCGGCGTCCTGGCCGCGCTGCTCACCGCCCGCACCACCGGCCGCGGCCAGGTGGTGGACGCCGCGATCGTCGACGGCACGGCCCACCTCACCGCGCTCTTCTGGGGCATGCTCGCCGCGGGGACCTGGCGCGAGGACCGCGGGACCAACCTCCTGGACGGAGGCTGCCCGTACTACCGCGCGTACGAGACCGGCGACGGCGGCTGGATGGCGGTCGGCGCCCTGGAACCGCGCTTCTACACCACCTTCGTCACCCTGCTGGGCCTGTCCGGGGACGCCCTGCCGGACCGCTCGGAGCCGCGCAACTGGCCCGCGCTGCAAGCCCTGTTCACCGCCCGCTTCAAGACCGCCTCCCGGGAGGAGTGGACGGCCGTCTTCGAGGGCACCGACGCGTGCGTGGCCCCCGTCCTCTCCCTGCGAGAGGCGGCGGACCACCCGCACCTGACCGGCCGCGGCACCTACACCGAGGCGCACGGCGTCACCCAGCCCGCACCCGCGCCCCGCTTCTCCGCCACCCCCGGCACCCTGCGCCTGCCGCCCGCCGTTCCCGGCGCGCACACCGCCGACGTGGCCCGGGACTGGGACCTGCCCCACCTGTCCGACCCCCCGAAGGACCGCAGCTGA
- a CDS encoding TetR/AcrR family transcriptional regulator yields MSTEQSQDSTATARHWRSYGPLDLHPILVHAMEAFNEHGYHGTSVRNIAGRVGVTVPALYYHYENKQALLATLLETSIKDVLDRCRAAAAEAGPAPLARFCGMVESIVLYMAHRRSLAFLDTEIRSLEPANRARYVALRDYLQHMLLDTVEAGRAEGVFTTEIPADAVRAVLIMCQGVANWFRPDGPLTAEQVAERHVLLSLGTVGHPLPSPAPRVPAPYGSR; encoded by the coding sequence TTGAGCACCGAGCAGAGCCAGGACAGCACGGCCACGGCGCGGCACTGGCGTTCCTACGGGCCGCTGGACCTGCACCCGATCCTGGTTCACGCCATGGAGGCCTTCAACGAGCACGGTTACCACGGCACTTCGGTCCGCAACATCGCCGGCCGGGTCGGCGTCACCGTGCCCGCCCTCTACTACCACTACGAGAACAAGCAGGCCCTGCTGGCAACTTTGCTGGAGACGTCCATCAAGGACGTCCTGGACCGTTGCCGGGCGGCGGCCGCGGAGGCGGGGCCCGCTCCGCTGGCGCGGTTCTGCGGCATGGTCGAGTCGATCGTGCTCTACATGGCCCACCGCAGGTCGCTGGCGTTCCTGGACACCGAGATACGCAGCCTGGAGCCGGCCAACCGGGCGCGTTACGTGGCCCTGCGCGACTATCTCCAGCACATGCTGCTCGACACGGTCGAAGCCGGCCGCGCCGAGGGCGTGTTCACCACCGAGATCCCCGCCGACGCCGTCCGTGCGGTCCTGATCATGTGCCAGGGCGTCGCCAACTGGTTCCGCCCCGACGGGCCCCTCACCGCGGAACAGGTCGCCGAACGCCACGTCCTGCTGAGCCTGGGCACCGTGGGGCACCCCCTGCCCTCCCCCGCGCCGCGGGTCCCGGCACCGTACGGCTCCCGATGA
- a CDS encoding DUF4334 domain-containing protein, which produces MDRLQARTRFQALRETKGRVAAAALDEVWAVLDTVRPEEILGEWKGGEFDTGHPLGGELAKAGWYGKTFASVHDAKPLMCRDAAGELYSDLELGKGEASLWTVEFRGESTATMVYDGRPVLDHFKRVDDTTLMGIMNAKGVPAEGPYYYFFLERA; this is translated from the coding sequence ATGGACCGGCTCCAGGCCCGTACCCGCTTCCAGGCACTGCGCGAGACGAAGGGCAGGGTGGCGGCGGCCGCGCTGGACGAGGTGTGGGCCGTACTGGACACCGTCCGGCCCGAGGAGATCCTCGGCGAGTGGAAGGGCGGCGAGTTCGACACCGGCCACCCGCTGGGCGGCGAGCTGGCGAAGGCGGGCTGGTACGGCAAGACCTTCGCCTCGGTGCACGACGCCAAGCCGCTGATGTGCCGGGACGCGGCGGGCGAGCTGTATTCCGACCTGGAGCTGGGCAAGGGCGAGGCCAGCCTGTGGACGGTGGAGTTCCGCGGCGAGTCGACGGCCACGATGGTCTACGACGGCCGGCCGGTCCTCGACCACTTCAAGCGGGTGGACGACACCACCCTCATGGGCATCATGAACGCCAAGGGCGTGCCCGCCGAGGGTCCTTACTACTACTTCTTCCTGGAGCGCGCGTGA